In Pseudorasbora parva isolate DD20220531a chromosome 9, ASM2467924v1, whole genome shotgun sequence, the following proteins share a genomic window:
- the cib3 gene encoding calcium and integrin-binding family member 3, with protein sequence MGNKQTIFTSQQLDAYQDCTYFTRKEILRLFHRYHDLAPQLVPLDYTAQPDVRLPYELIGSMPELKDNPFRQRIAEVFSEDGEGNMTLDDFLDMFSVLSEMAPRDLKAYYAFKIYDFNNDDFICKSDLEKTLNKLTRNELTEDEVRMVCEKVIDEADLDNDGRLSLEDFQHMIMRAPDFLSTFHIRI encoded by the exons ATGGGGAACAAACAGACCATCTTCACATCCCAGCAGCTGGACGCATATCAG GACTGCACTTATTTCACCAGAAAAGAAATTCTGAG ATTGTTTCATCGATACCATGATTTGGCTCCACAGCTCGTGCCGCTGGACTACACCGCCCAACCGGACGTGCGTCTGCCGTACGAGCTGATTGGCAGCATGCCTGAGCTGAAG GATAACCCATTCAGGCAGAGGATCGCTGAGGTCTTCTCAGAGGACGGAGAAGGAAACATGACTTTGGACGACTTTCTGGACATGTTTTCAGTGCTCAGTGAAATGGCCCCGCGGGACCTGAAGGCGTATTACGCTTTTAAGATCTACG ATTTCAACAACGATGACTTCATCTGTAAATCCGACCTGGAGAAAACCTTAAACAAACTGACCCGCAACGAGCTGACCGAGGACGAGGTGAGGATGGTGTGTGAGAAGGTCATCGATGAAGCTGATCTGGACAACGATGGCCGATTATCTCTAGAGGATTTCCAGCACATGATCATGAGAGCGCCCGATTTCCTCAG TACCTTTCACATCAGGATATGA
- the rab8a gene encoding ras-related protein Rab-8A yields the protein MAKTYDYLFKLLLIGDSGVGKTCVLFRFSEDAFNSTFISTIGIDFKIRTIELDGKKIKLQIWDTAGQERFRTITTAYYRGAMGIMLVYDITNEKSFDNIKNWIRNIEEHASADVEKMILGNKCDINEKRQVSKDRGEKLALEYGIKFMETSAKANINVENAFLTLARDIKSKMDTKLEGNNPQGSNHGVKITPEQQKKSSFFRCVLL from the exons ATGGCGAAGACCTACGATTATTTGTTTAAACTGCTGTTAATCGGGGATTCCGGTGTCGGGAAGACCTGTGTGCTGTTCAGATTCTCGGAGGATGCCTTTAACTCGACGTTTATTTCGACGATAG GTATCGATTTCAAGATCAGGACAATAGAACTAGATGGCAAGAAGATAAAGTTACAGATATG GGACACGGCAGGACAGGAACGATTCAGAACGATCACAACGGCATATTACAGAGGTGCAATG GGTATCATGCTGGTTTATGATATTACCAATGAGAAATCATTTGACAACATCAAAAACTGGATCCGAAACATAGAAGAG CATGCATCGGCAGATGTAGAAAAAATGATTTTGGGGAACAAATGTGACATTAATGAGAAGAGGCAGGTGTCCAAAGACAGAGGCGAGAAG CTGGCGTTAGAGTATGGCATCAAGTTCATGGAGACGAGTGCGAAGGCTAATATCAACGTTGAGAAC GCATTCTTAACACTTGCCAGAGACATAAAATCAAAGATGGACACGAAATTG GAGGGTAACAATCCTCAGGGCAGCAACCACGGAGTGAAAATTACCCCTGAACAGCAGAAAAAGAGCAGCTTCTTTCGCTGTGTGCTACTGTGA
- the tpm4b gene encoding tropomyosin 4b isoform X3 yields the protein MSVKSLDAVKRKIQSLQLQADEAQDRAQFLQAQLDNERDLREKAEGDVAALNRRIQLVEEELDRAQERLATALQKLEEAEKAADESERGIKVIENRAMKDEEKMEIQEIQLKDAKQIAEDADRKYEEVARKLVILEGELERAEERAEIAELKGGDLEEELKNVTNNLKSLEAQSDKYSEKEDKYEDEIKVLTDKLKEVETRAEFAERSVAKLEKAIDDLEESLAEAKQQNLEMHQVLDQTLQELNSL from the exons ATGTCTGTGAAGTCTTTAGACGCCGTGAAGAGGAAGATCCAGAGTCTGCAGCTGCAGGCGGACGAGGCGCAGGACCGAGCGCAGTTCCTGCAGGCGCAGCTGGACAACGAGCGAGACCTGCGGGAGAAA GCTGAGGGGGACGTAGCGGCTCTGAACCGCAGGATCCAGCTGGTGGAAGAGGAACTGGACCGGGCTCAGGAGAGACTGGCCACTGCGCTCCAGAAACTAGAGGAGGCAGAGAAGGCGGCTGATGAGAGCGAGAG AGGCATAAAGGTGATTGAAAACCGTGCAATGAAAGACGAGGAGAAAATGGAAATCCAGGAAATACAGCTCAAAGATGCCAAACAAATCGCTGAGGATGCCGACCGCAAATATGAGgag gttGCTCGTAAGCTGGTGATTTTGGAGGGTGAATTGGAAAGGGcagaagagagagcagagaTTGCAGAACT TAAAGGTGGAGATCTGGAAGAAGAACTGAAAAATGTAACCAACAACCTCAAGTCCTTAGAAGCTCAATCAGATAAG TATTCGGAGAAAGAGGACAAGTATGAAGACGAGATCAAAGTTCTCACTGATAAACTGAAAGAG GTCGAGACTCGTGCAGAGTTTGCTGAAAGGTCGGTGGCCAAACTGGAAAAGGCCATCGATGACCTCGAGG AGAGTCTGGCTGAGGCGAAACAGCAGAACCTGGAGATGCATCAAGTCCTGGATCAAACGCTCCAAGAGCTCAACAGCTTATGA
- the tpm4b gene encoding tropomyosin 4b isoform X4 yields the protein MSVKSLDAVKRKIQSLQLQADEAQDRAQFLQAQLDNERDLREKAEGDVAALNRRIQLVEEELDRAQERLATALQKLEEAEKAADESERGIKVIENRAMKDEEKMEIQEIQLKDAKQIAEDADRKYEEVARKLVILEGELERAEERAEIAELKGGDLEEELKNVTNNLKSLEAQSDKYSEKEDKYEDEIKVLTDKLKEVETRAEFAERSVAKLEKAIDDLEDELYAQKQNYKAISEELDLALNDMTSL from the exons ATGTCTGTGAAGTCTTTAGACGCCGTGAAGAGGAAGATCCAGAGTCTGCAGCTGCAGGCGGACGAGGCGCAGGACCGAGCGCAGTTCCTGCAGGCGCAGCTGGACAACGAGCGAGACCTGCGGGAGAAA GCTGAGGGGGACGTAGCGGCTCTGAACCGCAGGATCCAGCTGGTGGAAGAGGAACTGGACCGGGCTCAGGAGAGACTGGCCACTGCGCTCCAGAAACTAGAGGAGGCAGAGAAGGCGGCTGATGAGAGCGAGAG AGGCATAAAGGTGATTGAAAACCGTGCAATGAAAGACGAGGAGAAAATGGAAATCCAGGAAATACAGCTCAAAGATGCCAAACAAATCGCTGAGGATGCCGACCGCAAATATGAGgag gttGCTCGTAAGCTGGTGATTTTGGAGGGTGAATTGGAAAGGGcagaagagagagcagagaTTGCAGAACT TAAAGGTGGAGATCTGGAAGAAGAACTGAAAAATGTAACCAACAACCTCAAGTCCTTAGAAGCTCAATCAGATAAG TATTCGGAGAAAGAGGACAAGTATGAAGACGAGATCAAAGTTCTCACTGATAAACTGAAAGAG GTCGAGACTCGTGCAGAGTTTGCTGAAAGGTCGGTGGCCAAACTGGAAAAGGCCATCGATGACCTCGAGG ATGAACTGTATGCTCAGAAGCAGAATTACAAAGCCATTAGTGAAGAGCTGGATCTTGCCCTCAATGATATGACCTCCTTATAG